In Phycisphaerae bacterium RAS1, the genomic window CCTTTGTACCTCGCCCGAATGATCGCGTGGCGCAGCATCGCATCGCGCTCGTCCTCGCGCGCGAGTATCGCGATGCACTGAAATGCGTTCGGCCCTACAATTTCGTCGCCGAAGACGCACGTTCGAAACCCCCGGTACTCGGGCGGCAGATCTGAAGCCGTCCGAATGTGTTTGTTGTCCGGTCCCTTGATCACGCTCGCGACATGTTTCGTGTCGGCGAAGTCGTTTGTCCCGACAAACTCGACTGCCGGAACGATCTTGGGAGCTCTGCCCATGAACACGACAATCCGACGCCGAGGCTGACCGAAGCACTTGCGGAGTGCGTAACCGATCGAAAACCGGCGCGTTCCCGATGCCAGCTTGACGTCGATCTGCGCCGCGCTTGTGCATTTCTCGCGGTTTCCATTCGGCCAGATGTAGGCGAAGTCCGCGCATGCCGCCCAGTTCCCAGCGATCGCGTCCGTGTGGGAATCTCCGACGCCGACGTTCGGAGACACCATTGCGTCAAGTTCGTGCTTCGGCACGCGCCATTGTGTACCCATTTTCAACCCTCGCAATCGCCCAGAATTCAGCTCCGTCAACACATCGGACACGTCAAGCTTGAGCCACGCCGCGATTTCGTCGGGAGTGAGCATCGTGGGAAGGTCGTTCACGCTTGTTCTCCTATTGCAGGGACTATAAATGACACAAATGACTATGTCAAGTTATCTAAGTAATATAAAGCAAATATACGGTCTTATAATATGTAGGCTGGGAAAACCCTAGGCCGGTACTTTCAACACCGCTAGTTCGGCCCCGTCGGAATCGTCAGACGCTTAAAGCAAACGTGGTGAGCGTTTTGTTGTGACGCGGGGGTGCCATGGGTGCCATGGAAGCCATGAGGGGCCATGCCGAGGTCAACCATGTCGAGCGAGCACGGGTCACGGAGTACCGTGACCCATGCCACCCACGCCACCTCATGCCACCCACCGTACTCCGTGACCCGTGCTCGCTCGACGTGATTGACTTACGAACGTCCCGCCTTCCGCACCTTGCCCTTGATCACTCATCGCCGTCGACGCGTAATCGTACCGGGCGTCGGCGTCGGAGGCGGGCCGTCCATTTCGAGGATTGTCGGGCGGACGCCGGCGTACCAGCGGGCGCTCGACCATTCCCAGTCTTCGGGGATTCGACACAGGCCGCGGCGGACGGGGTTGGCGTGGATGTAGTCGATCGCGGCCCAGACGGCGTCTTCGCGCAAGAGATTGCGGTCGTATCCGCCGCCGGCCTGCCAGAAGTGGTGCTCGACGCGGCCGTCGGGCCAGGTGACGCGCAGGCGCTCGAGCCATTCGGGGTGGTACTCGCGGATGTGCGCGATGGCGCGACGCGACACGGCGAGCTTGACGGCCTTGCGGACGGCGCCGATATCGACGTCGGCGGAGGTGGGCCACAGCAACAAGTGCACATGCTCGGGCATGATGACGTAGGCCCAGAGTTCCAGCGGGAATCGGCGGCGGGCCATTTGGAGGGCGTTGAGAAACCACTGACGGGTGCGGTCGGCCCTGAGGAATGGGTAGCGGCGATAGCAACAAAACGTCAGCTCGTGGGCGTGGCCGGGCTCGTTCCATGTGCGGCGCGTCTTGAATTTTCGCCAAGGCATGATCGGAGAGTGTAGCGGGCGGGGATGCAGGGTGCGAAGCACGGGTCACGGAGTACCGTGACCCATGCCACCCGCCCGTCACCTGCGCTCATCGGCGGCGGGTGTTTGTCACCAGCCCGGGATCGCGCGGCGCGCCGGTAGTCGTTCGGACCGCCAGCCGCTAAAATATGATTCAGAATGAAGTTAGCAGATCACTGCGACGCTGAAAACCGGCTTCGCTCGCTGGCGTCGCGCGAGTGGCTGGTTATCGCGATGCTCGCCGCGGCGTCGGCGGCCGGTGGATGTCAGGCGCCGTCCGGGCCGGCCGGGGGCAATGGCGCCCAGCCTCACGGCGCACAAGCGTCCCCGGCTTCGCTCCCGCAGGCATCGAAATCGCACGAAGCGCTCGCCAAATTCGGCGGCGCCAGCGCGGTGGTGAGCGTGTTCTGCTTCGCCGCGCCGCGCTCGCAGCGCGACGGCCTGGCGCGCATCTGGAGCTACCTCCGCGAAGACTGGCTCGACGCGGAGACGGCCGCCCGCCTGCGGCGAAACGGCATCCGCACCGCCCTGGGCCGCGAAGACTACTGGGACGCCGTCCGGCAGATTCTCGACGGCATCGAAGACCGCCGCGTTTTTCAGCACGACGCGGTGCGGCTTCCGCCGAACTATCCGCTGGCGCTGGAGCTGGACAGCGGACCGCGCGACCAGACGCTCTTCTACGTCGCCGATGACGGCGTTCTGACCGGCGAAACCTGGGGCGAGAGCCGCAATGTGCTGCGGCTCGATTACCTGCTCGATTTGCAGCGGCCGGGCGCGATCATCCTTGAAGTGGTCCCCGAGGTGCGCCGCCGGCAGGACGGCACGCGCTTTGTCCGGACCGACACGGGCGTTATGCTCGTGCCCAGGTACGACGGCCGGGCGTTTGCGGCGGCGTCCTTCGCGGCGCGGCTTGAGCCGGGCGACTTTCTGGTCGTCGCGCCCAGCGAGCAGTCCGACGTGTACGGCATCGTCGGCGGTGCGTTCCTGACCGAGGCGGTAGACGGCGAGCCGTTCGACTCGCTGGTGTTCGTTCGTACAGACTTGTCCGATGTCATCCGGCGACCCTGACACACTGGCGCTCGCGCCCGGCCTGGATTCGGCCTACCTGGACGGCCTGTTCCAGGGCGGCGGTTTTGCCATCGTCGCGTGCGACGTGGAGGGGCGGATCGTCACTTCCAACGCGGCCGCCCGCCGGTTGCTGGGGCAGGAGGCGCTCGACAGCGGCCGGGCCGCCTGCGACCTGTTTCCCGAGAATGAACGCGGGCGCGTGGCGCCGCTGGTGAGCCAGTGCGTCGCGACCATCGAGGCGATTGAGTTCCAGGTGCGCATCGGCGGCGGCGAAGCCGACCCGCTCGAATACTCCGTGTGGATCACGCCCGTGCTGGAGCGCGACGGGACGATTCGCGGCGTGGCGCTCTGGTTCCGCGACATTACCACGCGCGTGCGCCTGGCGCGGCAGCTCGAAAAGCGCGGCCGGCTCGAATCGCTCGGCACGCTCGCCGGCGCCGTCGCCCATCACTACAACAACGCCCTTTGCTCCATCGCCACCAGCCTCGACTACGCCACCAACATGAATACGCTCCCGGCGATGCGCAACGCGCTGCGCCGCACGGCTGACGCCCTGACGCGCGCCACCAACATCACCCAGCAGCTCCTGGCCTTCGCCCAGGCCGACCGCCGCAGCGCCGACCTGGCCGACGCCACCGAAACCGTGCTTTACTACTTCGACCAGCACGAGGCCCGGCTCAAAGCGCGGAACATCAGCTTGCTGTTTGACTGGCAGCTCACCGAAATCTGCCCTGTCCCGCGCGACAAGCTGCTCATCGTCATCGGCAACCTGGTCGACAACGCGGTGGACGCCATGGCCGGCGGCGGCACGCTGGATGTCTCGCTCAGCCGTCGCGACGAAAGCAGCCTGTGCCTTTCGATCACCGACAGCGGCGGCGGCATCCG contains:
- a CDS encoding Transposase IS200 like protein, with the protein product MPWRKFKTRRTWNEPGHAHELTFCCYRRYPFLRADRTRQWFLNALQMARRRFPLELWAYVIMPEHVHLLLWPTSADVDIGAVRKAVKLAVSRRAIAHIREYHPEWLERLRVTWPDGRVEHHFWQAGGGYDRNLLREDAVWAAIDYIHANPVRRGLCRIPEDWEWSSARWYAGVRPTILEMDGPPPTPTPGTITRRRR
- the virA gene encoding Wide host range VirA protein, whose product is MSSGDPDTLALAPGLDSAYLDGLFQGGGFAIVACDVEGRIVTSNAAARRLLGQEALDSGRAACDLFPENERGRVAPLVSQCVATIEAIEFQVRIGGGEADPLEYSVWITPVLERDGTIRGVALWFRDITTRVRLARQLEKRGRLESLGTLAGAVAHHYNNALCSIATSLDYATNMNTLPAMRNALRRTADALTRATNITQQLLAFAQADRRSADLADATETVLYYFDQHEARLKARNISLLFDWQLTEICPVPRDKLLIVIGNLVDNAVDAMAGGGTLDVSLSRRDESSLCLSITDSGGGIRPSDKEHLFEPFYTTKGELAADCGTGRNPGLGLAVAHGLVAEMHGEISADNVPGRGARFDVVLPLNHPPDDK